The following nucleotide sequence is from Streptomyces sp. HUAS CB01.
TCGCGTGCGGGCGGTGCCGGACCCCTGTGCGTGGTCCTGGCGGCACTGGCTCGCTCGCGCGTGCCCCGGCGGTACCGGGCCCCTGTGCCTGCCCCGGCCGGCGCGCGGGGTGCGAAGGGCGCGCCCGGAGCGGGCCCGGGGCGGGAGGACGTGCCCGGCGCGGGGCCGGGGGCCTAGCCGCAGGTCCTGCCGTCCTCCGGGACCTCGCCGTCCAGCAGATAGCCGTCCACGATCCCCGTCACGCACCCGTTCGACGGGGTGTAGCCGCCATGGCCCTCGCCCTTGTTGGTGAGCAGGATGCCGACGCCCTCGCCCAGTTCGTCCGCCATCCGCCGAGCACCCTCGTAGGGCGTCGCCGGGTCGCCGGTCGTGCCCACGACCAGGATCGGGCCCGCGCCCTTCGCGCTCGTCTCCGGTGTCTCGTGCTCACCGGGGACCGGCCAGTCCGCACACCACCCCGCCGTGTCCCAGGCCAGGAACGGGCCGAACACGGGGGATATCCGCTCGAACTCCGGCAGCAGGGCCTTCGCCTCGGCCGGTGCCGGACGCTGCTTGGCGTCCACGCACGAGATCGCGCGCTGCGAGTGGCTCTGCGTGCCGTAACTGCCGTCCGGTTCACGGTCGTTGTAGGAGTCGGCCAGGGCCAGCAGCTTCGTCCCGCGGCCGCGCTCCTCCGCCTCCTCCAGGGCCGCCGTGAGATCGGGCCACATGCTCTGCGCGTACAGGGGCAGCACGATCCCGGTGAGCGCGAGGCTCTGGTTCAGCTCGCGGCCGTCGCTCGCCGGCAGCGGCTTCCTGTCGATCCGCTCCAGCAGCGCCGCTATCCGTGCGGTGCCCCGCTTCGGGTCCTCGCCCCTGCTCGCGAGGTAGTTGTCCAGGGCGCGCTGGAAGCCGGTCGTCTGGTTGCGGGCGTGTCCCACCGCGTCCGCCGTCGGGTCGACCACGGCGTCGAGCACCGTCCGTCCCACGTTCTTCGGGAAGAGATGGGCGTATGTCCCGCCGAGCTGGGTGCCGTACGAGATGCCGAAGTAGTTGAGCTTGCGGTCGCCCAGGACATGACGGACGAGATCCATGTCCCGTGCGGCGTTCGCCGTGCCCACATGGGCGAGGAGCTCCCCCGCGCGGCGCTGGCAGCCCTGGCCGAAGTCCCTGGCGTCCGCGAAATAGGCCGCTTCCTCGGCGGCGGTGTCGGGAGTGAGGTCGACGCGGTCGGCGGCCTCCTCCGTGCGCGCGTCGTCACGGCAGACGACGCCCGAGCTCTCCGACACCCCGCGGGGATCGAAACCGACCAGGTCGTACCGGGAGTTGAGCTTCTCGTACTCCACGGACGCACGGGGCAGCAGATCGATGCCGGACACCCCGGGGCCGCCGAAGTTGAACAGCAGTGAGCCCAGGCGTCGGTCCTCGTCCCGCGCCGGGCGGCGGATCAGCGCGACCGAGATCGTCCTGCCCTCCGGGGCGCCGTAGTCGAGCGGGACCTTCACCGACGCGCAGGTCCAGCCCTCCGCGTCCGCGCAGGACCGCCACCGCGGACGCTGCTCCGTGAGCGCGGCGGGAAGCCCCTGGGCGGCGTCGCCCTGCTTCACCGGGAGGGAGGCCGCGGGCCGGCCCTTGCCGTCCGCCTCTCCGCCACCACCCGCGTCACAGGCCGCGAGCGCCCCGCCGGCAAGCGCCAGCGCCACGGCCGCCGCGGCCGACCTCGTACGCAAAGACATCACTGCCCCCCGTGCATCGCCCTGTCCCGTCCACTGCTGCGCCATCCTAGGCGCCGTCACTGACAGTGACGGTGGGAACCCGTGCCGGGCCGGCGGGGGCGCATCCGGCCGCCCGTCAGCGGCAGACGGTGCCGGAGGCCGGGACCTTCCCGTCCAGCAGGTACTGGTCCACCGCACTCGCCACGCACTTGCTGCCGCTGTTGTAGGCGCCGTGGCCCTCGCCCTCGTACGTCAGCTCGACCCCCACGCCCTTGCCGAGCGCCTGGACCATGGCCCGGGCGCCCTCGTACGGGGTCGCCGGGTCGCCGGTGTTGCCGATGACGAGGATGGGGGCCGCGCCGGTGGCGCTGACGTCGGGTGTCTCCCACTGTCCGGGCACCGGCCAGTGGTTGCAGCCCATCAGGCCCCAGCCGAGGTAGTCGCCGAAGATCGGCGAGGCCTCGCGGAACTCGGGGAGCCGCGCCTTCGTCTGCTCCA
It contains:
- a CDS encoding alpha/beta hydrolase — encoded protein: MSLRTRSAAAAVALALAGGALAACDAGGGGEADGKGRPAASLPVKQGDAAQGLPAALTEQRPRWRSCADAEGWTCASVKVPLDYGAPEGRTISVALIRRPARDEDRRLGSLLFNFGGPGVSGIDLLPRASVEYEKLNSRYDLVGFDPRGVSESSGVVCRDDARTEEAADRVDLTPDTAAEEAAYFADARDFGQGCQRRAGELLAHVGTANAARDMDLVRHVLGDRKLNYFGISYGTQLGGTYAHLFPKNVGRTVLDAVVDPTADAVGHARNQTTGFQRALDNYLASRGEDPKRGTARIAALLERIDRKPLPASDGRELNQSLALTGIVLPLYAQSMWPDLTAALEEAEERGRGTKLLALADSYNDREPDGSYGTQSHSQRAISCVDAKQRPAPAEAKALLPEFERISPVFGPFLAWDTAGWCADWPVPGEHETPETSAKGAGPILVVGTTGDPATPYEGARRMADELGEGVGILLTNKGEGHGGYTPSNGCVTGIVDGYLLDGEVPEDGRTCG